One genomic segment of Candidatus Margulisiibacteriota bacterium includes these proteins:
- a CDS encoding glycosyltransferase family 9 protein — MKILIVKLGAIGDVLRTTSLLPGLQAKYAPVEIDWLTSRSGQEILLHNRAIRKVFTWEEKEPLGSYNLVIGLEDDIEACRLVSDLRSSQKVGAYYEGGQITYTPSTWFDMSIISRFGLDQANKIKKQNTKTYQQHMAELLGIKVSPYLFQLTPEEIEYGRDVVRGMGYGAKEKIVGINTGAGKRWQQKSWGVEQTIELVKRVKNELGFASLILGGKDERERNKTISRETGMPEAGAHSLRQFASIINRCRVVVSSDSLAMHFALALKKRVVVFFGPTSAAEIELYGLGSKVVPDLDCLVCYKKSCDLHHNCMNSLSAEKMFAALKKELA; from the coding sequence ATGAAAATACTGATAGTTAAACTTGGGGCGATCGGGGATGTTTTGCGGACGACCTCGCTTTTGCCGGGGCTGCAAGCGAAATACGCTCCGGTCGAGATCGACTGGCTGACCTCGCGCTCGGGCCAGGAGATCTTGCTCCATAACCGGGCTATTCGTAAAGTATTTACCTGGGAAGAGAAAGAGCCGCTGGGGAGCTACAACCTGGTCATCGGCCTGGAAGACGATATCGAGGCATGCCGGCTGGTCAGTGATCTAAGGTCGAGCCAAAAAGTCGGGGCTTACTACGAGGGGGGACAGATCACCTATACCCCGTCAACCTGGTTTGACATGTCGATCATATCTCGCTTTGGTCTGGACCAGGCTAATAAAATAAAAAAGCAGAACACGAAGACCTACCAGCAGCATATGGCGGAACTGCTGGGGATCAAGGTCTCCCCCTATCTTTTCCAATTGACGCCGGAGGAGATCGAATATGGGCGGGACGTGGTACGGGGGATGGGGTACGGGGCAAAAGAAAAGATCGTTGGGATAAATACCGGGGCCGGCAAGCGCTGGCAGCAGAAGAGCTGGGGGGTTGAACAGACGATAGAATTGGTCAAGCGGGTGAAGAATGAATTAGGCTTTGCTTCCTTGATCCTTGGCGGGAAAGATGAGCGGGAGAGAAATAAGACCATCTCCCGGGAGACCGGGATGCCGGAAGCGGGGGCCCATTCCCTCCGCCAGTTTGCTTCGATCATCAACCGGTGCCGGGTGGTCGTCTCCAGCGACAGTTTGGCGATGCATTTCGCCCTGGCCTTGAAAAAAAGGGTCGTCGTCTTCTTTGGCCCGACCTCGGCGGCAGAAATTGAACTATACGGCCTGGGCTCAAAGGTTGTTCCTGACCTGGATTGTTTGGTTTGCTACAAGAAGAGCTGCGATCTCCACCATAACTGCATGAATAGCCTCTCGGCCGAGAAGATGTTCGCGGCGCTGAAAAAAGAGCTGGCTTAG
- a CDS encoding glycosyltransferase family 39 protein, giving the protein MPRNPLQNDDASLYALAAKNAVIHNQWLAQFVSPGDSTSFLDKPPLGIWLLAWPMKLLGVSELTVHIPNVLYFTLLLLILYLTLSRLAAKKVAFYSTLITATSLGLVVYSRAPKLDILLPLFVLTAHLSLYAFLKRNNTSYLIPFTLSLAAGFLIKSGFALILPALTILFLLIFSPPAREKLFKVRITHYALLVSFLLLIVAGVLALQAIPLGEQWLPYLRSITIQSKYNTSYLGFGCYYSIIGFLLLILFPWSALWLSSVKVVNPYPPSPSPLLRGKGREGLGVKVRTLSLSSFCSLWFWSNFLFLLFFYRQSDLRTFTVFVPPLAILAGIRLASLLKQRRGFLAPRLWNAFFLFLFSATLVVFLLKPQNADGFDLSAALVPLGILVASLAALQLFLWRPDGRKLLATFALAALGYSVLFWNSQTLVRAFNPDLNWPKTITRYRAEGNKFFIYRPPDRKLFFSPDLFYVDFMAGPADKYFWDGDKLQKNIVNSQAILLSDTESLNKLKLTSYVVLARDNYSTLALTEAIRKP; this is encoded by the coding sequence TTGCCGCGCAACCCGCTCCAGAATGACGATGCTTCTCTCTACGCCCTGGCCGCCAAGAACGCCGTTATCCATAATCAATGGCTGGCCCAATTCGTTTCGCCTGGCGATAGCACCTCTTTTCTCGACAAGCCGCCGCTCGGGATCTGGCTCCTCGCCTGGCCGATGAAGCTCCTCGGCGTTTCTGAATTGACCGTCCACATCCCGAATGTCCTCTACTTCACCCTGCTCCTGCTGATCCTCTATCTCACCTTAAGTCGCTTGGCAGCAAAAAAGGTCGCTTTCTATTCCACCCTCATCACCGCCACCAGCCTCGGCCTGGTCGTCTATTCACGCGCGCCAAAACTGGATATTCTTCTTCCGCTCTTTGTCCTGACGGCCCACCTCTCGCTCTATGCTTTCTTAAAACGGAACAACACCTCATATCTCATCCCTTTTACCCTTTCCCTCGCCGCCGGTTTTCTGATCAAGAGCGGCTTTGCTCTGATCCTACCGGCCCTGACCATATTATTTTTGCTGATTTTTAGTCCCCCAGCGAGAGAAAAGCTGTTCAAAGTACGCATTACGCATTACGCATTACTCGTTTCGTTTCTTTTGCTCATTGTGGCCGGCGTCCTCGCTCTACAAGCCATCCCGCTCGGCGAGCAATGGCTACCTTATCTAAGATCGATCACCATCCAGAGCAAATACAACACCAGCTACCTCGGCTTCGGCTGCTATTACTCGATAATCGGCTTTCTCCTCTTGATCCTCTTCCCCTGGTCGGCGCTCTGGCTGTCGTCAGTGAAGGTTGTTAACCCCTATCCCCCATCCCCTTCCCCCTTATTAAGGGGGAAGGGGAGAGAGGGGTTAGGGGTAAAGGTGCGGACGCTCTCCCTCTCCAGCTTCTGCTCCCTCTGGTTCTGGTCCAACTTTCTCTTTCTCCTCTTCTTCTACCGCCAGAGCGACCTGCGAACCTTTACCGTCTTCGTTCCGCCGCTGGCGATCCTGGCCGGGATTAGACTGGCCTCATTACTCAAGCAACGCCGCGGTTTCCTTGCTCCTCGCCTCTGGAACGCCTTTTTCCTATTCCTTTTCAGCGCGACCCTGGTCGTCTTCCTCCTCAAGCCGCAAAATGCCGACGGGTTTGACTTGAGCGCGGCGCTTGTCCCGCTCGGGATACTGGTCGCTTCTTTAGCCGCGCTGCAGCTTTTCCTCTGGCGGCCGGACGGCCGGAAATTGCTCGCCACCTTCGCCCTGGCCGCGCTCGGTTACAGCGTTCTATTCTGGAACAGCCAAACCCTCGTCCGCGCCTTCAATCCTGACCTTAACTGGCCAAAGACGATCACCCGCTACCGCGCCGAGGGGAATAAGTTCTTTATCTACCGCCCGCCTGACCGGAAACTCTTCTTCAGCCCCGATCTTTTCTATGTCGACTTCATGGCCGGCCCGGCGGATAAATATTTTTGGGATGGGGATAAGCTGCAAAAAAACATTGTAAACAGCCAGGCGATCCTGCTTAGTGACACCGAAAGCTTAAATAAGCTAAAATTAACCAGCTATGTCGTTTTGGCTAGAGACAATTACTCAACATTGGCCTTAACCGAAGCTATCCGAAAACCGTAA
- a CDS encoding polysaccharide pyruvyl transferase family protein: protein MKKILFLTNGHGEDLVAAELIRRLKGKAGLTALPLVGTGSAFAGLPVEVIGRRQALPSGGFSLRNFWFLLRDLSSGLLGATHGNLRLLKSLRGQFDLVVAIGDIVPIIAALAVRAPLIFVGVNKSDYYRWFGYTYTPWEKWLLKKYAKRIFVRDQLTADNLNKQGLKAEYLGNPLMDCIALPLTPHSPSPLIRGKGTGDRGEAITTTIALLPGTRADAKLNLEDFEAVIAELITLKDPDTMFHFTIATKLPDVPGYMEKQEFSQLLASADLVLGLSGTGNEQAAGCGLPVVSFYGRGSQYDRKFATAQKQLLGEALCLVKSRDPRYIAAAIWQLLNNPPCLEQMGRTGRERLGEPGALGRISAQLGLELAHG from the coding sequence ATGAAGAAAATACTGTTTCTCACTAACGGCCACGGCGAAGATCTCGTCGCCGCGGAGTTGATCCGGCGGCTTAAAGGAAAAGCAGGCCTGACGGCCCTCCCCTTGGTCGGCACCGGCAGCGCTTTCGCCGGACTCCCGGTCGAGGTGATCGGCCGGCGCCAGGCTCTCCCCAGCGGCGGATTTTCCCTGCGCAACTTCTGGTTCCTCCTGCGTGATCTCTCGTCCGGCCTATTGGGAGCAACTCACGGCAACTTGCGCCTGCTGAAAAGCTTACGCGGGCAATTCGACCTGGTCGTCGCCATCGGCGACATTGTTCCGATCATCGCCGCCCTGGCCGTGCGCGCTCCGCTCATCTTTGTCGGCGTCAATAAATCAGACTATTACCGCTGGTTCGGTTACACCTATACTCCCTGGGAAAAATGGCTGTTAAAGAAATACGCTAAACGGATCTTCGTTCGCGACCAGTTGACCGCCGACAACCTGAACAAACAAGGGCTCAAGGCGGAGTATCTCGGGAACCCACTGATGGACTGTATTGCTCTACCCCTAACCCCTCACTCCCCTTCCCCCTTAATAAGGGGGAAGGGGACGGGGGATAGGGGTGAAGCTATCACCACAACCATCGCCCTCTTGCCCGGTACCCGCGCTGATGCCAAGTTGAACCTGGAAGATTTTGAGGCGGTCATAGCTGAATTGATCACCTTGAAAGACCCGGACACGATGTTCCATTTTACGATCGCGACCAAACTGCCCGATGTCCCGGGATATATGGAGAAACAGGAATTCTCCCAACTCCTCGCCTCCGCCGACCTGGTCCTCGGTCTCTCCGGTACCGGCAATGAGCAAGCGGCCGGTTGCGGACTGCCGGTCGTCTCGTTCTATGGCCGTGGTTCGCAGTACGACCGGAAATTTGCCACGGCCCAGAAGCAGCTCCTTGGCGAAGCCCTCTGCCTGGTCAAGAGCCGGGACCCCCGCTATATTGCCGCCGCCATCTGGCAACTCCTGAACAACCCGCCCTGTCTGGAGCAAATGGGCCGGACCGGCCGGGAACGGCTGGGCGAGCCCGGGGCGCTCGGCCGGATCAGCGCCCAACTTGGGTTAGAATTAGCCCATGGGTAA
- a CDS encoding glycosyltransferase family 39 protein, whose protein sequence is MYFAIFLVAINAFKLLVAPHFPLIGDEAYYWLWGQHLDLSYVDHPPMIAYVNFILTSLFGPSELAVRLTAIGLVLLVSLIIYLTGRELYNKQAGELAAIIFNLVPTFFGGGMFLVPQMLLFLFWSVSFYLLVKLLKRRNALLWYPLGIAAGLGLLSDYVMALFFLATVAYLALNKKERYWFTKKEPYLAVALAALIFSPVLIWNLRLGFTPLFYWGGKMGAGPRVGDNLLNFFGLQPLLYTPPLFLLTLYLVFNKKAPQMFKLFAGVVLTPFLLISPIMNIGGHWTATTYLPAILDLPRAKRWVIVTTLLFALAVNSAAFAYYLFYYPLPAELKGKEQTINRQLPQYLKEVAPKSGRTFYLANDLGMIGLVSFHGRTKTYMAPGRLRQVDLWGAPNIRRGDNIIYFALNETTLHEKLRPLFRAVSIEPHKRLFNKDADLPNKTTIFICTGYLGGKLP, encoded by the coding sequence ATGTATTTCGCCATCTTCCTGGTCGCCATTAACGCCTTCAAGCTCCTGGTCGCTCCGCATTTCCCGTTGATCGGCGACGAAGCCTATTACTGGCTCTGGGGACAGCATCTCGACTTGAGTTACGTCGACCATCCCCCGATGATCGCCTACGTCAACTTCATCTTAACCTCCCTTTTTGGGCCAAGTGAACTGGCCGTCCGGCTGACGGCGATCGGCCTCGTCCTGCTGGTTTCGCTGATCATCTACCTGACCGGGCGGGAGCTTTACAATAAACAGGCCGGCGAACTGGCGGCGATCATCTTTAACCTGGTCCCGACCTTTTTCGGCGGCGGGATGTTCCTTGTCCCGCAGATGCTCCTCTTCCTCTTCTGGTCAGTTAGTTTCTATTTACTGGTCAAACTACTTAAACGCCGGAACGCCCTCCTTTGGTATCCGCTTGGGATAGCAGCCGGCCTGGGACTGTTGAGCGATTACGTCATGGCCCTCTTTTTCCTGGCGACGGTCGCCTATCTCGCGCTAAATAAAAAAGAACGTTATTGGTTCACTAAAAAAGAGCCTTACCTGGCGGTCGCGCTGGCCGCGCTGATCTTTTCCCCTGTCCTGATCTGGAATCTCCGGCTCGGTTTCACCCCCCTCTTCTACTGGGGCGGGAAGATGGGGGCCGGGCCCCGGGTCGGCGACAACTTACTGAACTTTTTCGGCCTGCAACCCCTCCTCTACACCCCGCCGCTCTTTCTCCTGACCCTTTATCTCGTCTTTAACAAAAAGGCACCGCAAATGTTCAAACTCTTCGCCGGGGTCGTCCTGACCCCTTTTCTCCTGATCAGTCCGATCATGAACATCGGCGGGCACTGGACCGCGACCACTTACTTACCGGCCATCCTCGACCTGCCGCGCGCCAAAAGATGGGTGATCGTGACGACCCTCCTCTTCGCCCTGGCCGTTAACTCCGCCGCTTTCGCTTATTATCTTTTCTATTATCCCCTCCCGGCTGAATTAAAAGGGAAAGAACAGACGATCAACCGGCAATTGCCGCAATATCTTAAAGAGGTGGCGCCGAAAAGCGGCCGTACTTTTTATCTGGCTAACGACCTGGGGATGATCGGCCTGGTCTCTTTCCACGGCCGAACCAAAACCTATATGGCCCCGGGCCGCTTGCGGCAGGTCGACCTCTGGGGAGCGCCCAATATCCGGCGCGGGGACAATATAATCTATTTCGCCCTGAACGAAACGACCCTTCACGAGAAACTGCGGCCGCTCTTTCGCGCTGTCTCAATCGAACCGCACAAGCGCCTCTTCAACAAAGATGCCGACCTGCCGAACAAGACAACGATCTTTATTTGCACCGGCTACCTCGGAGGTAAATTACCCTGA
- a CDS encoding glycosyltransferase family 9 protein, whose protein sequence is MPGLDLASIKRILLIRPDAIGDMVTATPAIAALREKFPQARITVWGRRYNRPVIAGNPDIDEIIEDDLYPLIRQRRPIGLGQYRRWIATIKEQQFDLAINFGGEFAYALIIFLAGIRYRIGDKGRLLYRWLYNYPVLQRFNSWAIHEVEHHFELLAPLGITLQPGARLKVIPTPAAVLEGQRLIAAHGLKGKPLIAFNIGTSGSDKPWAIERFIDLINIVAVKYQTKVIVLGGPQEKALLEAIAARTAGQAIILGDLSLENLIGLLSQMQLYVANNTGPAHLAAALQVPSVILYTSKFQKPGRWAPWANRHKIIKAVSRCPYPCNPPACPYDLCTTEIGTAEVVEAIAELLGGQGALTKADEKMDRLRLSFNILILGEGPRAKRTMAVLKENDWRFWHIPDDELRKMSLKDLLAFYHLYDINIIQAFTKTSLKVKVSAILTSLTMLFPVLSLKDDGLEFKEIGPLADYYQDRSNRRVL, encoded by the coding sequence GTGCCGGGCTTAGATCTCGCCTCGATCAAAAGAATATTATTGATCCGCCCCGACGCGATCGGCGATATGGTGACCGCCACCCCCGCGATCGCCGCCCTCCGGGAGAAATTCCCGCAAGCCAGGATCACCGTCTGGGGGCGCCGCTACAACCGTCCGGTCATCGCGGGCAACCCGGACATCGACGAGATCATCGAGGACGACCTCTATCCTTTGATCCGCCAGCGCCGGCCGATCGGCCTGGGTCAATATCGGCGCTGGATCGCAACGATCAAGGAACAACAATTCGACCTGGCGATAAATTTCGGCGGGGAGTTCGCCTATGCCCTGATCATTTTTCTCGCCGGCATCCGCTACCGGATCGGCGACAAGGGCCGACTGCTCTACCGCTGGCTTTATAATTATCCGGTGCTCCAGCGCTTCAACAGCTGGGCGATCCACGAGGTGGAGCATCATTTCGAATTACTGGCGCCGCTGGGGATCACGCTCCAGCCCGGGGCCAGATTAAAGGTCATCCCCACCCCGGCCGCCGTACTCGAAGGGCAAAGGCTAATTGCCGCGCACGGCTTAAAGGGCAAACCCCTGATCGCTTTTAACATCGGGACCAGCGGCAGTGATAAACCGTGGGCGATCGAGAGGTTCATTGACTTGATCAATATCGTGGCCGTAAAATATCAGACCAAAGTCATTGTCTTGGGCGGGCCGCAGGAAAAAGCGCTGCTCGAAGCGATCGCCGCCCGGACCGCCGGTCAGGCGATCATCTTGGGCGATCTGTCACTGGAAAACCTGATCGGCTTGCTAAGCCAGATGCAGCTCTATGTCGCTAATAATACCGGACCAGCTCATCTGGCCGCAGCCCTCCAGGTCCCTTCGGTCATTCTTTATACCTCAAAATTCCAGAAACCGGGGCGCTGGGCCCCCTGGGCAAACCGGCATAAAATAATCAAAGCCGTCTCCCGCTGCCCCTATCCCTGCAATCCACCGGCCTGCCCATACGACCTGTGCACCACAGAGATCGGCACGGCCGAAGTGGTCGAGGCGATCGCCGAGCTGCTTGGCGGCCAGGGGGCGCTGACGAAGGCGGACGAAAAAATGGACCGCCTCCGGCTAAGCTTTAATATCCTGATCCTGGGTGAGGGACCCAGAGCCAAGCGAACGATGGCTGTCCTGAAAGAAAATGACTGGCGGTTCTGGCATATTCCGGATGATGAATTAAGAAAAATGTCGCTTAAAGACCTGCTCGCTTTCTATCACTTATATGACATCAATATCATCCAGGCTTTCACTAAAACCTCGCTCAAAGTTAAAGTCTCGGCCATATTAACCAGCCTGACAATGCTTTTTCCGGTACTATCGCTGAAAGATGACGGCCTGGAGTTTAAAGAGATCGGGCCATTGGCTGATTATTATCAGGACAGGTCCAACCGACGAGTGCTATAA
- a CDS encoding DUF4254 domain-containing protein: MAETLGSIIDKLIIKRIRLHHLEQMTRSRKVEKAIHLINEQIGNYTAEVETFLKQAVRGQVVIKEPKVKLYNNPPSKLDLPKIKELGSLVDLLAKTNIQLWDFEDQVRVKGTSYKRVARLKNNIDLSNKERNEAIDRIDQILEDKIKKCRA; the protein is encoded by the coding sequence ATGGCAGAAACACTCGGCAGTATAATTGATAAGCTCATTATCAAAAGGATCCGTCTGCACCATCTGGAGCAGATGACCCGGTCGCGGAAGGTCGAGAAAGCTATCCACTTGATTAACGAACAGATCGGCAATTATACGGCTGAAGTTGAGACTTTCTTGAAACAGGCCGTGCGGGGCCAAGTCGTTATCAAGGAGCCGAAGGTCAAGCTTTATAATAATCCCCCATCCAAACTCGACTTGCCTAAGATCAAGGAGCTCGGCTCATTGGTCGACCTCCTGGCTAAAACCAACATCCAGCTCTGGGATTTCGAAGACCAGGTCCGCGTTAAAGGGACCAGTTATAAACGAGTGGCGCGACTTAAAAATAATATCGATCTTAGCAACAAAGAACGCAATGAGGCGATCGACCGCATCGATCAAATACTGGAAGACAAGATAAAAAAGTGCCGGGCTTAG
- a CDS encoding glycosyltransferase yields the protein MQNIGLMVTRDEDDVIEEVMNVNKKYFDKILVLDGSSDRTEEIIRSYDCVKYFLKDRDIIDKLPNRKFRDYARQYILEKAQAMYPIEGWFTILHGDEIWHDDPNWVAQEAEKARAERVNWYGMNFFLHTSDKGKDLHSIKSIQERILWYCPGFLELRSFRNKIGTRYNREKQFNNIVPEGIGWQIYKHFPVYKHYSFRSVEQILKRKKVQFENDYTTYQRISSADDCFIDILPGYKVARKYDGSFHEFEIKEQGTLFSRWLRGRKYITW from the coding sequence GTGCAGAATATCGGGCTAATGGTTACCCGTGACGAAGATGACGTCATCGAAGAGGTCATGAATGTTAATAAGAAGTATTTTGACAAGATATTGGTTCTTGATGGCTCAAGTGATCGGACCGAAGAGATTATCAGGAGCTACGATTGCGTCAAGTATTTCCTAAAAGACAGAGATATTATCGACAAACTCCCCAACCGTAAGTTCCGCGATTATGCCAGGCAATATATCCTCGAAAAAGCCCAAGCCATGTATCCAATTGAAGGCTGGTTCACTATATTACACGGAGATGAAATATGGCACGATGACCCAAACTGGGTGGCGCAGGAGGCAGAAAAGGCGCGCGCCGAAAGAGTCAATTGGTATGGCATGAATTTCTTTCTGCATACTTCGGACAAAGGCAAAGATCTACATTCGATTAAATCGATTCAGGAAAGAATCCTTTGGTATTGCCCAGGCTTTTTGGAGCTCAGATCGTTTAGGAATAAAATAGGCACTCGTTATAACCGGGAGAAACAATTTAATAATATTGTGCCAGAAGGGATCGGCTGGCAAATTTACAAGCATTTTCCGGTTTATAAGCACTATTCTTTTCGCTCTGTTGAGCAAATATTGAAGCGAAAAAAAGTCCAATTCGAGAATGATTATACGACATATCAAAGGATTAGTTCCGCTGATGATTGTTTCATTGATATTTTGCCCGGTTATAAGGTTGCCAGAAAATATGACGGTTCTTTCCACGAGTTTGAGATCAAGGAGCAGGGGACGCTGTTCAGTCGCTGGTTGAGGGGTCGCAAATACATAACTTGGTAA
- a CDS encoding glycosyltransferase family 2 protein has protein sequence MIGLSVIIVCRNNLRYLPDCLASLHQSFHRLSFEVILVDNSSTDESLAFVRNKFPAVKVIANRGNFGFSRANNQGLKLATGRYVMLLNADTITKNNAIEQLVDFLDTHPSAGAAAPKLLNIDGTVQRQGGAFSRRFWLAKEPVQVDFAVGAALVVRKEVVDRVGGLDENFFFANDDLDWCLRIRQAGWPIYFLPQVEIIHYGGYTIKKFNPLLLVEGWRGGLYFARKHYGWLAYQLYRWLLVLAMLLAIPCFVLFDRPRSAAFRDILFLTLKGEIKAKYEENTVSH, from the coding sequence ATGATCGGCCTTTCCGTCATCATTGTCTGCCGGAACAACCTGCGCTACCTCCCCGACTGCCTGGCCTCGCTCCACCAGAGTTTCCACCGGCTTAGTTTTGAAGTGATCCTGGTCGATAACAGCTCAACCGACGAGTCGCTCGCTTTCGTCCGCAATAAGTTCCCCGCGGTCAAGGTAATAGCCAACCGGGGCAACTTCGGTTTCTCACGAGCCAACAACCAGGGACTTAAACTCGCCACTGGCCGTTATGTGATGCTCCTCAACGCCGACACGATCACCAAAAACAATGCGATCGAACAGCTGGTCGATTTCCTCGACACTCACCCATCAGCCGGCGCGGCCGCGCCCAAGCTGCTCAATATCGACGGGACCGTCCAGCGCCAGGGAGGGGCCTTCAGCCGCCGCTTCTGGCTGGCCAAGGAACCGGTCCAGGTTGACTTCGCCGTTGGCGCCGCGCTCGTGGTCAGAAAAGAAGTGGTCGACCGGGTCGGCGGGCTCGATGAGAACTTTTTCTTTGCCAATGACGATCTCGACTGGTGCCTCCGCATCAGGCAAGCCGGCTGGCCGATCTATTTTCTTCCCCAGGTCGAGATTATCCACTACGGCGGTTATACGATCAAAAAATTCAATCCGCTCCTGCTGGTCGAAGGTTGGCGCGGCGGGCTCTACTTTGCCCGCAAGCATTATGGTTGGCTGGCTTACCAGCTCTATCGCTGGTTATTGGTCCTGGCTATGCTGCTGGCCATTCCCTGCTTTGTTTTGTTCGACCGGCCAAGGTCGGCCGCATTCCGGGACATCCTCTTCCTGACGCTTAAGGGAGAGATCAAGGCTAAATATGAAGAAAATACTGTTTCTCACTAA
- a CDS encoding glycosyltransferase: MGKLDLRGRHLVIIVTYVNQSVTANGRLLYKAPPNLESAFYLFFERFLPIIAGRDDLQVVVIDNCSDQKIVEYLKNIRQPNILLQLLPANIGKARAANDFLADNLDPQALPRTIWSIDPDILFDRMSFDYLAEAVENLPGVGMLGMRYRKNNCNPEIYVFLPPRNLVGRNGKNYSVSSPFMANVAGGIFAVSGEHLASPLNFRLFPMKEYLCYGPDDSTLYLYLKKHGLTSGYLNGALATHLQSDVKVAPELAKYMLGKKPN, translated from the coding sequence ATGGGTAAACTCGACCTGCGCGGCCGCCATCTGGTCATTATCGTCACCTATGTCAACCAGTCGGTGACCGCTAATGGCCGCCTTCTTTACAAAGCGCCCCCCAACCTCGAATCGGCCTTCTATCTTTTTTTTGAACGCTTCCTGCCGATCATTGCCGGCCGGGACGATCTCCAGGTAGTGGTAATAGACAATTGTTCGGACCAGAAAATCGTGGAATATCTGAAGAATATCCGCCAACCGAACATCCTCCTCCAGCTGTTGCCCGCCAATATCGGCAAAGCCAGAGCCGCCAATGATTTTCTAGCTGATAATCTTGATCCGCAAGCCCTGCCACGGACCATCTGGTCGATCGACCCCGACATTCTCTTCGACCGGATGAGCTTTGACTATCTAGCCGAGGCGGTCGAGAATTTACCTGGCGTCGGAATGCTTGGCATGCGTTACCGGAAAAATAACTGCAACCCGGAGATATATGTCTTTCTGCCTCCACGGAACTTAGTCGGCCGGAACGGAAAAAACTATAGCGTTAGTTCCCCTTTTATGGCCAATGTCGCCGGGGGGATCTTCGCGGTCAGCGGGGAACACCTTGCTTCGCCGCTCAATTTCCGTCTGTTCCCAATGAAGGAATATCTATGTTATGGGCCGGATGATTCCACCCTCTATCTGTATTTGAAAAAACACGGTCTAACTAGCGGCTACCTAAATGGGGCCCTAGCCACCCACCTTCAATCCGACGTCAAGGTCGCCCCCGAACTGGCCAAATATATGCTAGGTAAAAAGCCCAACTAA